The following nucleotide sequence is from Psychromonas sp. psych-6C06.
GATACCGAATACGTTTATGCAACCTATATGCTAGAGCGTGCTGAAGATGAAGGGTGTTTAATCGTTAATAAACCACAAAGCCTGCGTGATGCCAATGAAAAGCTCTTTACTGCATGGTTTAGCGAGTTTACCCCGACAACTTTAGTGACACGCAGTAGTGCAAAAATTCGTGCATTCCATGAAAAACATAAAGACGTGATCTTAAAGCCACTTGATGGCATGGGTGGCGCATCAATTTTCCGTATAAAAGAGAAAGACGCAAACCTCGGTGTAATCATTGAAACATTAACAGAGCATGAAAGCCGATACTGCATGGCACAAGCTTTTATCCCAGACATTAAAGATGGTGATAAACGTATCTTAATCGTTGATGGTGAGCCGATGCCCTACTCTTTAGCCCGTATTCCAGCTAAGGGTGAAACACGTGGTAACTTAGCAGCCGGTGGTCGTGGTGTTGCGCAACCTCTTTCTGAGTCAGATTGGCATATTGCCAATACTATTGGACCCGTGTTAAAAGAAAAAGGTCTTATTTTTGTAGGACTTGATGTCATTGGCGATAAAGTCACTGAAATTAACGTCACTAGCCCAACCTGTATACAAGAGATAGATAACGCTTACGGTACAAACATTGCAGGTAAATTAATGGATGCAATTGAAAAACGCGTTCGATAATTCACAATAAGTTGCCATACTTATTATGTATGGCAACCCCAAGGAGATTCACATGACTGATAATAAAAATAATAGCAGTGACTCTAAACAAGATTCTCATGATGCACATGACACCTATGAAATTGATGATATCTGCGTTGATAGCGATAAGACAGAGGTCATTAACACTTTAAAGAATCATTTCTTAATTGCGATGCCGGCACTGACTGACCCCTACTTTAAAAAGTCAGTCGTTTATCTCTGTGAGCATGATGCAGAGGGTGCAATGGGATTTATTATTAACTTCCCAGTCAAACTCACAGTGCAAGAATTACTGAAAAATGTAGAAACGATCAAACATCAACCAGAGCCACCGCTTACAAATCCGGTGTTTTTAGGTGGTCCACTGGAACTAGAGCGTGGCTTTGTATTACACAGTCCACTGGATGATAATTCACAAAGTACCGCGCTCAATGATCAACTATTAATGTCTAACTCCAATATAGTGTTATCTACTCTTGGTACCGAAAATGAACCACAAAAGTACATGGTGACCTTAGGTTATGCAAGCTGGAGCGCTGGGCAGCTTGAACAAGAGATGAATGATAATCATTGGCTCACCATTGAGAGTGAAAATGAGATCATCTTTAATACGCCCGTCGAAAAACGCTGGAGTGAATCTTTACAGCGCTTAGGCATTACTCCCGAGCAATTAACCACCTCAAGTGGCCATGCTTAACAGCAGGTATAATAATTACTATGACTATATCCCAAGCCCCAAAAGCATTACTTGGATTTGATTTTGGCACCAAAAGTATTGGTGTCGCAACGGGCCAAATGATAACTGCAACCGCACAACCTATTCATGCAATTAAAGCTAATGATGGTATCCCTAATTGGGAAACTGTCGAAAAAGTGATTAAAGAGTGGCAACCCGATCTGGTGGTGGTTGGCTTACCACTTAATATGGATGGGACAGAGCAAGCAATCACGCAACGCGCTAAAAAATTTGCTAACCGTCTTAATGGCCGATTTGGCGTCACGATCGCTTTACAGGATGAGCGCCTAACAACGGCCAGTGCTAAAGAGTTTATTTTTGAGCGCG
It contains:
- the gshB gene encoding glutathione synthase; this encodes MTIKIGIVMDPIKDVKIHKDSSFAMLLEAQSRGWELYYMEMKDLYLDDGRSFATTQKLTVQRDADNFYQLEAAVDHPLADLDAVLMRKDPPFDTEYVYATYMLERAEDEGCLIVNKPQSLRDANEKLFTAWFSEFTPTTLVTRSSAKIRAFHEKHKDVILKPLDGMGGASIFRIKEKDANLGVIIETLTEHESRYCMAQAFIPDIKDGDKRILIVDGEPMPYSLARIPAKGETRGNLAAGGRGVAQPLSESDWHIANTIGPVLKEKGLIFVGLDVIGDKVTEINVTSPTCIQEIDNAYGTNIAGKLMDAIEKRVR
- a CDS encoding YqgE/AlgH family protein, whose amino-acid sequence is MTDNKNNSSDSKQDSHDAHDTYEIDDICVDSDKTEVINTLKNHFLIAMPALTDPYFKKSVVYLCEHDAEGAMGFIINFPVKLTVQELLKNVETIKHQPEPPLTNPVFLGGPLELERGFVLHSPLDDNSQSTALNDQLLMSNSNIVLSTLGTENEPQKYMVTLGYASWSAGQLEQEMNDNHWLTIESENEIIFNTPVEKRWSESLQRLGITPEQLTTSSGHA
- the ruvX gene encoding Holliday junction resolvase RuvX, producing the protein MTISQAPKALLGFDFGTKSIGVATGQMITATAQPIHAIKANDGIPNWETVEKVIKEWQPDLVVVGLPLNMDGTEQAITQRAKKFANRLNGRFGVTIALQDERLTTASAKEFIFERGGFKALDKGKVDSVSAALILESWMESYYDQA